From Perca flavescens isolate YP-PL-M2 chromosome 19, PFLA_1.0, whole genome shotgun sequence:
ccaccagcctttgggccacgcctcctcatttacattgacatgtgtcaagtccaaatgaaaaggcaatgttaaatggaaattcaaaagccaaatattaaatgaaaattaaaatccaatgttaaattgaaattcaaaagccaaatattaaatgaaaattaaaaatcaatgttaaattgaaattcaaaagccaaatattaaatgaaaattaaaagccaatgataaattgaaattcaaaagccaaatattaaattcaaaagccaaagccaaatggaaaattttaaaaataataatatttttaatttgatcttgctttgttttccctttggacttttaatctctctttggactttcaatttgaattatgaataaatatttcctccatatttAGTGCTTTAAAATGAAGTGTGTCTTTTTGCCTTAAATTAAGATGTGTccaaaatctctctctctctctctctctctctctctctctctctctctctctctctctctctctctctctttttaatttattttttacaaaaataattaGGCCCATAATAGAATGAAAAGCTCCAGGATGGCAGACAAATTATGAAGAAAAGTATTTTCCAAGGCGCTCGCAGTTCTTACTGTTTGTGCAGAACTCATGGTAGaactgtaactttgtccagtttatttttccgaggcaaATAGTACGGAAAAATAGTAGCCTACCTACCTACATACAGGGTCTGATCATCATTAGCCTACTTATTTGTTGCTGTGAAAGGTGTAAATTTGAATTTCAGATAGCCCAATAGCCCAATAGCccaatcagtctaatacattgatgccatcaacataAAGTTTAGGGGCGCAATACTAATTATTTAGTTTAAAGATCAGACTCTGAAGCAGACCTCtgcgtctcttagtgtccactctctctgtaaaaaagAGATGAGCAGCGCTCCTTCCTGGTCTGTTCCGCTTCAGGTAGTAATCATAATGGATGCTCTGCTGTgggcatgctgcggcagatgtttCGCCTTTGTGTTCCGTgtttatgattatttatttcagttttccaccgccgatgtagagcagcgtacaaccacttccctaaactttctctcattcagagaccagagtctccaacagggctctgagtctgtcagaaggtctgagatctaccttATCTGCAGAGCtataatgcacagcagactattgTGCAgatggattattttctgaaatatagtgatgttattcttgtaatagcctattattgTTGTGGTTGTGGATATTTCTGTTGGGGTTGTTTAGAtttttgttgcctgtttgtaTACTTGTGTTGCTGTTTCCTGTTGTATATTGATTGATGTGATTGGGTATGTTTCTATTTCCTGTATTTCCCGATTGATTGTTTATGGTTCTGTACTGTGGTTTTTGTTTCTTGTTGATTGTGTaggtttctgtttcctgttttattttggtagtctggttttctgtcttgtctcgtctagttttacttcctgtgctTTCCCGCCTgtctgattgtcctgccccgccctgatgtgtttcccctgctgtatcacctgtcccttgtttgcTCCCTACCGcttgtatttagcctctgtgttccctttgtcttgtgtcagatcgttttgttccagtgtggtgtctctgtgtgtcggTTAAGTAAAGTTCTGTACTCCCGGGATTTCCTTTGGTCTTAAGCTCATGGTTTTTGTACTTCTCTTGTTTTTTTGGATTCCCTGGTCTTGTTTTCTGTACCTTCGAGAATCAAGTTTTTTGCCTGCTGCGTGCCTTTGTTGATGAGTATTTTGTTTCTTGGTCCAATAAACAAAAACTTTTGCtggcctgcctgctctctgcgtTTGGGTCCTCTAATTCCCTGAACTGTGACAATTGTAACTTAATATAActtcatttttgtcaaaatatcacaacacctccaaatctcagagcaCGCAGATGGATgagttatattttaaatgtgcacgttttgaacatgagcagaaatcttacACCACACACATGAGCTATTAAAGTCCAGGgggttatttattaattaaaatgaattaatgtatcattaaGTTGAATAATTGTCATGTGCACATTTAAGTTTATATCCCCAACAAAATACgcagagaggaaggaagagtAAGTCCTGCCTAgcctacatgtgtgctgactcagaatTAGAGAAGTTGATACACAGGAGaagaaatagttgaaagcaatacagaatgcctgagagccttactgctaaatattctgtttttatatttgtattgtaatctatgttcacctttacataaagattttTCCAGCACAAGTTGCTTCAGAAAAAGTTAGAAAAACGGGcttaaaaattcaccagaaatTAAAGGTTCTGGGAGATCTCAGACCCTACAGTCATTGGAGAATGATCACAACATTATAGTTTGGAATGATAACAAGGATCCTGTTGAAGACCGTTAGAAACGGTTAAACTGCAGCTTTTAGTCACCGCCCTCTGCTTTATCTCACAGTTCATCTCAGGTCATAGTAGACTCATacttccttcttcttcctcagttGAAAAACTCTACTAACTGGCACCATCTTGTGACAGAAATACATCACTGTACCTGCTCATTGTGAGTCCACTGATCAGTCATGTGTAATAAGTAACCCAGAGGAAGTACTATACACAGACTgtatctgtcctctctctgtcctgtaaTAAGTGAACTCTGAGCTCATGTGTTTGTGACTCTtcacctctgtctcctctcacagGGAGAAGATGATCTGCAGCATCCTGCTGCTCATCATCCTGACctcctgtgtctctggttagTTTACAGCTTCACTTTATTCTCCACTAACACTAAACAAAGAATCACTAAAGTGTCCACAGAAACATGTGGAGATGGAGTTTAAAGttgtcagtgtgtctgctcctcactttccctctctgtctcctcaacAGGAACATTAGTAGTGAATGTGACCCAGACCTCCTATCAGGCAGAGGAGAACCACCACATCACACTGGAGTGGACCTTCACAACCAACCCTCACACTTCCTCCAACTCTCTTAATATCTTCTGTGAACTGTTAACTGATCTCAAGAATCTAGTCCTGTTTCATCTCCATGAAGGAGTTGAGGTCCCAGAGTCTCAGGATGAACAGTTTGCAGGACGAGTCCAGTGGGACAAAGACGTCCTCAGAGAAGGACGACTCAGACTTCATGTGTCCAGACTCAGGACTAATGATTCAGGACTGTACCTGTGTGATGTGCTCACAAGTTATGGGAGTAACTCTGGTAGATGTTGGCTCAATGTCACTGGTAAGTAGATTTATTATAAAACGTGTAGTTCAAATCAAGCAATCGCATTAGTGTACATATAATAACCACATATGATTGTAATTCAAAtttcatcatccatccatcttcgtctgcttatccaGGGTCGGGTTGCAGGGGCAGCAGCTTTTCAAATTCCTTTTACATATAAAAAACGTTTTACAAACTGATATCTTGTGCCTCGGAGGGAAGTCTTTCATCTGCCCACACTACCAGGACATTGACCTGGTTTCAAATCAGCCAAAGTGTTCactttatttagaatattttccaCCTAAACCTTgccatcagacagccctttccaAAGGAGAACGGAagctgttatctctgctctgtTCAATGCTGCCAGAATCctttacaaaaacaataacTTTACCTCGAAGAAAATGGAAGTTGCTGCTCTCCTGCTGTCTCGATTGGGTAGTTTGTTAATTGGGTGTCTGTCTTTGGTGTTATGCAAAAGAAATTCTGTGATAATAGTCTGTGCTAGCTGCTAGTAGATACTACTGTGTTACATAGCAACCACCTCAGTATGTGTGGGAAACCAGCCAAGGAGGGCCCACTTTATTGtgaacattattatttattaaagtctatttaaattaaattggaaTGTGACTAAGTTTCATAATGTTATACTGTTCTTATTGACCGTTTTATAAAATCAACAGCTCTCTTCAGTCCGTTGTGTGCGATTATATCACAGCTAAGAGGAAATCTGTACACTTCCTTCgtttattaaaatgaaatgaaatgtttttcttcaCATAAATGAAACAGATGTGTTTGGTCTCTTTACAGCAGCGAGGGATCGGCCTGAACCTgagacaccaaacacaacaagtcCACCACAACCAGAGAGTCGGGTAAGGATCGGTCTCTACTGTGGACTGGGACTGACAGCAGCTCTGCTGGCTCTCTTCTTAGTCTTCAGTCTTTGTTTTACCAAATCTActgataataaaagaaatcaccTACAGTTTTGCAGCCGTGTCGAGTTTATCAGAGAAACGAGCCATCAGGACTAACAGCACTCAGTCTGGAGGACCCTCTTTAAATGAGTCATCAGAGCTTAAAGTCACAGTCATAAAAACTAAATCAGACTCCTGGAGTCTCTCCTCCGTCTGTTCTTAGTGTCAGAAAACTATTTGTGATATAAAATGTTGTGTTAtatctttatattttaaatgatgTTCATGTTACTACAGGTTTGAGTTTAAATTAAGTTTGCATGTAACATACTGTTTTGTCATCTTCTATTTGTGTATTTACTTGCATCAATATATTATGTCATATGTTACCTGTAATGTTCTGTCTTGTGTTACCTGTCTAGACACTACTGATGTAAATTAGCATTAATGGTAACTCCAGCATGTTTACATATTGATGTGCATTAACAAGCTCTGTCCTTGTTCAGTTACTATGAATTTTAATTAAGTTATTACAGCagaaatttttgtttttattgagtgAAGGGTTTGGCAGCTTTTAAAGAAACAAGGAaaaaacatgttgacatgttttaGACAAATATGAAAAATGACCACAGCTTGTGTGTTTCTCTCAGATAGTGTTTCAGTTCTTGGTCTTCAAGACAAAATGTAGAAGActgattttctttcatttttagcTTAAAGTTAAAATATTTGTGATTCAAAAAAGTCAGgtatttcagagaaaataaTCTCTTCTATTTGTGTATTAACTTGCATCAACATATGTCATATGTTACTTTTAATGTTCCCTCTTGTCTTACTaccacagatgtaaattagcatTAATACTGACTGATATGTTACATCTTGATGTTCATTAATCGAAATGAATAAGTTATGACAGCAGAAATGACTAATATCTGTAATAATGCTTTCATTGAGTAaagtgtttttatgcttttaaatAATCAAGGAAATAAACTTGGTGACTTTtcttacaataaaataaatgaaaatgaccACAGTTTATGTTTTTCATTCAGGTAGTGTTTCAGTTCTACGTCGATTGAGACTAAATGCAAAGACAGACTTTTTCATCTTCATTGTAAAATATTTGTAATCCAGAAGAGTCACAGAAAAATGATGTTGCTGCTGATACATCTGAGATATGATTTGGTGTTTTACtacaacagaaaatgtaaatgaagTGAATATGGAGACATCTTCCtgcttcttgttcttcttcttgttcttcttcttgttcttcttaatcttcttgttcttcttgttcttcttcttcctgcATTTCAGTTCCCGAGACATTTAAACCACAATGCAACCGGAGCACCAACTCTTCTATTCATGTGTGTTATGATGCTGAGCTGATAGCATGCAGGTTAACTGTGGAGACTTGATGATCAACTCCTTCAACAAGACCACCTGACTCCCAGTAAAAAGCTCCCTCTGCTGGTTACTCTTTAACTCCACAGCTTTTCTTTAACCTTTCAAACACATTCAGTGAGACGATGACAGGAAATAACAGACAGCTTTAAACACACTGAGGGTCAATTATAGGAttacttgaaaaaaaataaaaaacattaaatctcAAAGCTAAAGCTGAACAATTTTGGATAGAAGGTCAAAAAGTTTTCATGATGTTGCACCATAAAGCAGCAGATCATTATGGATCCACTGACACATCAACAACACCGTTTCATTATTTATGGTCATTATGAAGAAAAGCAAAATTAGAAACACATCTACAGGCGGGAGATTGACAACCTGGTGACCTGGCCAGTCAGAACAACTTGGAGCTAAACGCTCTGAAGACAGaggagatggttgtggactttAGGAAGGACGCAGCCCCACCCGCCCCCCATCACCCTGGGTGACTCCACAGTCAACATGGTGGAGTCCTTCTGCTTCCTGGGCTCCAAGAATGTCGAGCATCGatcagctaaagagccagatatgtTTCTCAGCAGCAGGTGGAAATTAAACCAGAAGATGTTCAAATAGAC
This genomic window contains:
- the LOC114545341 gene encoding uncharacterized protein LOC114545341 — protein: MICSILLLIILTSCVSGTLVVNVTQTSYQAEENHHITLEWTFTTNPHTSSNSLNIFCELLTDLKNLVLFHLHEGVEVPESQDEQFAGRVQWDKDVLREGRLRLHVSRLRTNDSGLYLCDVLTSYGSNSGRCWLNVTAARDRPEPETPNTTSPPQPESRVRIGLYCGLGLTAALLALFLVFSLCFTKSTDNKRNHLQFCSRVEFIRETSHQD